In Candidatus Methylomirabilota bacterium, the following proteins share a genomic window:
- a CDS encoding enoyl-CoA hydratase/isomerase family protein, producing MTDKVQVEIKGDVATILLNKPERLNALDNEMWHGIGDACRAVNAAPDVRVAVLMGGGGCFCAGLDVKAGSTLSAALDGLSPAQSLVRIREHLAGHQASFSAVESLRVPVIGAIQRACMGAGLELALCCDVRLAAEGTLFSIPEVQLGLVPDMGGTQRLPRTVGVGKAKELIYSARRFDAAEALRIGLVQHVYPAGELQARVGELAAEIAANAPLAVQAAKRAIDGTYYGDMRAWLDWETAQAAGPLLSEDRKAGLAAAAARTRADFKGK from the coding sequence ATGACCGACAAAGTGCAGGTGGAGATCAAGGGCGACGTCGCCACGATCCTGCTGAACAAGCCCGAGCGCCTGAACGCGCTCGACAACGAGATGTGGCACGGCATCGGCGACGCCTGCCGCGCGGTGAACGCGGCGCCCGACGTGCGCGTGGCGGTGCTGATGGGCGGGGGCGGCTGCTTCTGCGCCGGGCTCGACGTGAAGGCGGGCTCCACGCTCAGCGCCGCCCTCGACGGCCTGTCGCCCGCCCAGTCCCTGGTCCGCATCCGCGAGCACCTGGCCGGCCACCAGGCCTCGTTCTCCGCGGTGGAGTCGCTGCGCGTGCCGGTCATCGGGGCCATCCAGCGCGCGTGCATGGGCGCGGGGCTCGAGCTGGCCCTCTGCTGCGACGTGCGGCTGGCCGCCGAGGGCACGCTCTTCTCGATCCCGGAGGTGCAGCTGGGCCTCGTGCCGGACATGGGCGGCACCCAGCGGCTGCCCCGCACCGTCGGCGTCGGGAAGGCCAAGGAGCTGATCTACTCGGCGCGCCGCTTCGACGCCGCCGAGGCGCTGCGCATCGGGCTCGTGCAGCACGTGTACCCGGCCGGCGAGCTGCAGGCCCGCGTGGGCGAGCTGGCCGCGGAGATCGCGGCCAACGCGCCGCTGGCCGTGCAGGCCGCGAAGCGCGCCATCGACGGCACCTACTACGGCGACATGCGCGCCTGGCTCGACTGGGAGACCGCGCAGGCCGCGGGTCCACTCCTGTCCGAGGATCGCAAGGCCGGCCTCGCGGCCGCGGCGGCCCGCACGCGCGCCGACTTCAAGGGCAAGTAG
- a CDS encoding MFS transporter yields the protein MLITAGVTGIVTSVTMIGPLLVDISRDLGISLGQAGLLAAAAGVPQALFSPFSGLLSDRLGRKPMIVIAFAGVAVLSFAAALAPGFAALAATRFAAGLLGSLAPTSLMASVGDLFPSERRARAMGWFNMGFSFAAIGGVPLMSAIGGALGWRWAFVTIGVVMLLLAGSIGRWFPRIPPMASGTSVLATYRAVWDVPRLLNLLGANLAERSLFGMIAIYLPAFVMLSFHLSAVAVAPVLILVALGAIGGNMLGGRLGDRFPQPVIFVVAQIISAGLGLALFGAGFPFAPVVTLAVLLTLCNAASRPAFLAYGSDLAPRQRGAMFGLIALTNQSGLVIGSTVGAAAIGGGGYRGMALAALAQGVLAAALALPLLGRARMARE from the coding sequence GTGCTGATCACGGCGGGGGTGACCGGCATCGTGACGTCGGTGACCATGATCGGGCCGCTGCTCGTGGACATCTCGCGCGACCTCGGGATCTCGCTCGGCCAGGCCGGCTTGCTGGCCGCGGCGGCGGGGGTGCCCCAGGCCTTGTTCTCGCCGTTCTCCGGGCTCCTGTCCGATCGCCTGGGACGCAAGCCGATGATCGTGATCGCATTCGCCGGCGTGGCCGTGCTGAGCTTCGCGGCCGCGCTCGCGCCCGGCTTCGCCGCGCTCGCGGCCACGCGCTTCGCGGCCGGTCTGCTCGGCTCGCTGGCCCCGACCAGCCTGATGGCCTCGGTCGGCGACCTCTTCCCGAGCGAGCGGCGCGCCCGCGCCATGGGCTGGTTCAACATGGGCTTCAGCTTCGCGGCGATCGGCGGCGTACCGCTGATGAGCGCGATCGGCGGCGCCCTGGGCTGGCGCTGGGCCTTCGTCACCATCGGCGTGGTCATGCTGCTGCTCGCCGGCTCCATCGGGCGCTGGTTCCCCCGCATCCCGCCGATGGCCTCGGGCACCAGCGTGCTCGCCACCTACCGCGCCGTGTGGGACGTGCCGCGGCTGCTGAACCTGCTGGGCGCCAACCTGGCCGAGCGCTCGCTCTTCGGGATGATCGCGATCTACCTGCCCGCGTTCGTGATGCTGAGCTTCCACCTGAGCGCGGTCGCGGTGGCGCCGGTGCTGATCCTGGTCGCGCTCGGCGCGATCGGCGGCAACATGCTGGGCGGCCGGCTGGGTGACCGCTTCCCCCAGCCGGTGATCTTCGTGGTCGCCCAGATCATCAGCGCCGGCCTCGGCCTGGCCCTGTTCGGCGCGGGCTTTCCCTTCGCGCCGGTGGTGACGCTGGCGGTGCTGCTCACCCTGTGCAACGCGGCGAGCCGGCCCGCGTTCCTCGCCTACGGCTCCGACCTGGCCCCGCGTCAGCGCGGGGCGATGTTCGGCCTCATCGCGCTGACGAACCAGAGCGGGCTCGTGATCGGCTCCACGGTCGGCGCCGCGGCCATCGGGGGCGGCGGCTATCGCGGCATGGCGTTGGCCGCCCTGGCGCAGGGCGTGCTGGCCGCCGCGCTCGCCCTGCCCCTGCTCGGACGCGCGCGCATGGCCCGCGAGTGA
- a CDS encoding MFS transporter, which translates to MPLYRGWAVVVACGIIASFSWGLGFYGLGVYLHALSRLHGWSAGLISVAVTTYYTLSAGCLVVVGGLIDRHGPRGVLTYGVVTMAAAVALLGVITAPWQLFAVYLVMATSWSCLSSTGLSSTLLPWFGRRQGLAMTLALTGASVGGMVLVPILVALVQRHGFRLATLAAAAALLAIGLPLVWGVIGPRPAPEQVASELRRDGPSASAAEGPRQARIWTRPQVLREPRLWTLMVPFALALAAQVGFLVHQISVLEPAIGEGQAALTVSATTVAALLGRIVLGVLSDRVDLRKLSAVNIGAQGAALAAMAAWPSSAVLIAASLVFGLGVGNLITFPPLLARAEFGPRSFGTVFGLVGAATQAGVALGPGLVGVLHDALGSYQPALWCLVTLEVLAAAAVLCGRTRDDGGLEPRGAARAS; encoded by the coding sequence ATGCCGCTGTATCGGGGCTGGGCCGTCGTCGTCGCCTGCGGCATCATCGCGTCGTTCTCGTGGGGACTCGGCTTCTACGGCCTCGGCGTCTACCTCCACGCGCTGAGCCGATTGCACGGCTGGTCGGCCGGACTCATCTCGGTCGCGGTGACCACGTACTACACGCTCAGCGCCGGCTGCCTCGTCGTGGTGGGCGGGTTGATCGACCGTCACGGCCCGCGCGGCGTGCTCACCTACGGCGTGGTGACCATGGCCGCCGCCGTCGCGCTGCTCGGCGTGATCACCGCCCCCTGGCAGCTCTTCGCGGTCTACCTGGTGATGGCGACCTCCTGGTCGTGCCTCAGCTCGACCGGGCTCAGCAGCACGCTGCTGCCCTGGTTCGGACGCCGCCAGGGTCTCGCCATGACCCTAGCCCTGACCGGCGCCAGCGTGGGCGGCATGGTGCTGGTGCCGATCCTGGTCGCGCTCGTTCAGCGTCACGGCTTCCGGCTCGCCACGCTCGCGGCGGCCGCGGCCTTGCTCGCCATCGGACTGCCGCTCGTCTGGGGCGTGATCGGACCGCGGCCGGCCCCCGAGCAGGTCGCCTCCGAGCTGCGTCGCGACGGGCCGTCGGCGTCGGCGGCGGAGGGACCGCGCCAGGCGCGAATCTGGACGCGACCGCAGGTACTGCGCGAGCCGCGGCTCTGGACCCTGATGGTCCCGTTCGCGCTCGCGCTGGCCGCCCAGGTCGGCTTCCTCGTGCACCAGATCAGCGTGCTGGAGCCCGCGATCGGCGAGGGCCAGGCCGCGCTCACGGTGAGCGCGACCACGGTGGCGGCGCTGCTCGGCCGGATCGTCCTGGGCGTGCTGTCGGATCGCGTGGACCTGCGGAAGCTCTCCGCGGTCAACATCGGCGCGCAGGGCGCCGCGCTCGCCGCGATGGCCGCCTGGCCGTCCTCCGCGGTGTTGATCGCGGCGAGCCTCGTCTTCGGTCTCGGCGTCGGCAACCTGATCACGTTTCCACCGCTGCTCGCCCGCGCGGAGTTCGGGCCGCGATCGTTCGGCACCGTGTTCGGCCTCGTCGGCGCGGCCACCCAGGCCGGCGTCGCGCTGGGGCCGGGATTGGTGGGCGTGCTCCACGACGCGCTGGGCAGCTATCAGCCCGCGCTGTGGTGCCTGGTGACGCTCGAGGTGCTCGCTGCGGCCGCCGTGCTCTGCGGCCGCACCCGCGACGATGGCGGACTCGAGCCACGCGGCGCCGCCCGGGCCTCGTGA
- a CDS encoding PaaI family thioesterase, with protein MSGTLSTLLGLRIVLATPDRVVAELTIRDELRTVGGALHGGTLMALADTVGAAATVVNLPAGASTTTLESKTNFFAAGRSGLVRAEATPLHKGKRTQVWQTRVTDESGRLLSLTTQTQMVLM; from the coding sequence ATGAGCGGCACGCTGAGCACGCTGCTCGGCCTGCGCATCGTCCTAGCCACGCCGGACCGCGTGGTCGCCGAGCTGACCATCCGTGACGAGCTGCGCACGGTCGGCGGCGCGCTGCACGGGGGTACCCTGATGGCGCTGGCCGACACGGTGGGCGCGGCCGCCACCGTGGTCAACCTGCCGGCGGGCGCGAGCACGACCACGCTCGAGTCCAAGACCAACTTCTTCGCGGCGGGCCGCAGCGGGCTGGTGCGCGCCGAGGCCACGCCGCTGCACAAGGGCAAGCGCACCCAGGTCTGGCAGACGCGGGTCACCGACGAGTCGGGGCGGCTGCTGTCGCTCACCACCCAGACCCAGATGGTGCTCATGTGA
- the ccrA gene encoding crotonyl-CoA carboxylase/reductase, protein MADLYDLGDRPPLGDVPKRMHAFAVRQSRFGQPRDAWKREVLPTPTIGPDEVLVYVMASGINYNNVWAALGQPLDVIAERQKLGEPEDFHAGGSDCSGIVWAVGTDVKNVKVGDEVIVHSGWWRPDDPWVRSGKDPMLAESTRIWGYQTNYGSYCQFARAQAHQCIAKPKRLTWEAAGCFLLCGSTAYRMLMGWAPHTVEPGDVVLVWGATGGLGSLALEIVRAQGGRPIAVVSDDAKKKFCLEHGAVGVINRSQFDHWGPMPDTRDAKAYGTWAKGARAFGKAVWDALGERTNPKIVFEHPGEATLPTSEFVCGTGGMIVICAGTTGYNVTLDLRYHWMRQKRFQGSHLSNDEQALAVTRLVEAGKVDPCLSQTYGFDELPECHQLMLDNKHPYGNMAVLVNATRTGLGAS, encoded by the coding sequence ATGGCTGATCTCTACGACCTGGGCGACCGGCCCCCGCTCGGCGACGTGCCGAAGCGCATGCACGCCTTCGCGGTGCGACAGAGCCGCTTCGGCCAGCCCCGCGACGCCTGGAAGCGCGAGGTGCTCCCCACGCCCACGATCGGCCCCGACGAGGTGCTGGTCTACGTCATGGCGTCGGGCATCAACTACAACAACGTGTGGGCCGCGCTCGGCCAGCCGCTCGACGTCATCGCGGAGCGGCAGAAGCTGGGCGAGCCCGAGGACTTTCACGCCGGGGGCAGCGACTGCTCCGGCATCGTGTGGGCCGTCGGGACCGACGTCAAGAACGTGAAGGTCGGCGACGAGGTGATCGTGCACAGCGGCTGGTGGCGCCCTGACGATCCCTGGGTGCGCTCGGGCAAGGACCCCATGCTCGCCGAGTCCACCCGCATCTGGGGCTACCAGACCAACTACGGCAGCTACTGCCAGTTCGCGCGCGCGCAGGCGCACCAGTGCATCGCCAAGCCGAAGCGCCTCACCTGGGAGGCCGCGGGCTGCTTCCTCCTCTGCGGCTCCACCGCCTACCGGATGCTGATGGGCTGGGCTCCGCACACCGTCGAGCCGGGCGACGTGGTGCTGGTGTGGGGCGCCACCGGCGGGCTCGGCAGCCTCGCGCTCGAGATCGTGCGGGCGCAGGGCGGCCGGCCCATCGCGGTGGTGTCCGACGACGCCAAGAAGAAGTTCTGCCTGGAGCACGGCGCGGTCGGCGTGATCAACCGGTCGCAGTTCGATCACTGGGGGCCGATGCCGGACACCCGGGACGCGAAGGCCTACGGCACCTGGGCCAAGGGCGCGCGAGCCTTCGGCAAGGCGGTCTGGGACGCGCTCGGTGAGCGCACCAATCCGAAGATCGTCTTCGAGCACCCGGGCGAGGCCACACTGCCCACCTCGGAGTTCGTGTGCGGCACCGGCGGCATGATCGTCATCTGCGCGGGCACCACCGGCTACAACGTCACGCTCGATCTGCGCTACCACTGGATGCGGCAGAAGCGCTTCCAGGGCAGCCATCTCTCCAACGACGAGCAGGCGCTGGCGGTGACCCGGCTGGTCGAGGCCGGGAAGGTCGACCCGTGTCTCTCGCAGACGTACGGGTTCGACGAGCTGCCCGAGTGCCACCAGCTCATGCTCGACAACAAGCACCCGTACGGAAACATGGCGGTGCTGGTGAACGCGACCAGGACCGGTCTCGGAGCCTCGTGA
- a CDS encoding amidohydrolase family protein: MTETTRPTQFGRIHAPDAEWLARNPPEPVLEPDLPIIDTHHHLWDRNGHRYFLHDFLADVATGHTVVATVFLECHSMYRAGGPEEMRPVGETEFVTGQAAMSASGMYGSTRVAAGIVGFADLTLGDRVEPVLEAHLRAGGGRFRGVRHAAAWDADPVIGNSEVAGGPHLYRRPDFRAGLARLTRLGLSLDAWVFHPQLADVVDLARAHPDATMVLGHVGGVLGYGAYAGKGPEVFAAWKPQMAELARCPNVSVKLGGMMMRLAAYDYRTQPKPPTSTELAALWRPYFETCIELFGPDRCLFESNFPVDKMGIGWVPLWNTFKRIASGASASEKQALFSGTARRVYRLP; the protein is encoded by the coding sequence ATGACCGAGACGACGCGGCCCACCCAGTTCGGACGCATCCACGCTCCCGACGCCGAGTGGCTGGCCCGCAATCCGCCCGAGCCGGTCCTCGAGCCCGACCTGCCCATCATCGACACGCACCATCACCTGTGGGATCGCAACGGCCACCGCTACTTCCTCCACGATTTCCTGGCCGACGTGGCGACCGGCCACACGGTCGTGGCCACCGTGTTCCTCGAGTGCCACTCGATGTACCGCGCGGGCGGGCCGGAGGAGATGCGGCCGGTGGGCGAGACCGAGTTCGTGACCGGCCAGGCCGCCATGAGCGCCAGCGGAATGTACGGGTCGACGCGCGTGGCCGCCGGCATCGTCGGCTTCGCCGATCTCACCCTCGGCGACCGGGTGGAGCCGGTGCTGGAGGCGCACCTGCGCGCGGGCGGCGGGCGCTTCCGCGGCGTGCGGCACGCGGCGGCGTGGGACGCCGACCCGGTCATCGGCAACAGCGAGGTCGCCGGCGGCCCGCATCTCTACCGGCGTCCCGACTTTCGCGCCGGGCTCGCGCGCCTGACCCGGCTGGGCCTCTCGCTCGACGCCTGGGTCTTCCATCCGCAGCTGGCCGACGTGGTGGACCTGGCGCGGGCGCATCCCGACGCCACCATGGTGCTCGGTCACGTGGGCGGCGTGCTCGGCTACGGCGCCTACGCGGGCAAGGGGCCGGAGGTCTTCGCGGCGTGGAAGCCGCAGATGGCCGAGCTGGCCCGCTGCCCCAACGTGAGCGTCAAGCTCGGCGGCATGATGATGCGCCTGGCCGCCTACGATTACCGCACGCAGCCGAAGCCGCCGACCTCTACCGAGCTGGCCGCCCTCTGGCGCCCCTACTTCGAGACCTGCATCGAGCTGTTCGGGCCGGATCGCTGCCTCTTCGAGAGCAACTTCCCGGTGGACAAGATGGGCATCGGCTGGGTCCCGCTCTGGAACACCTTCAAGCGCATCGCCTCGGGCGCGTCCGCCTCGGAGAAGCAGGCCCTGTTCAGCGGCACCGCGCGGCGGGTCTATCGCCTGCCGTGA
- a CDS encoding helix-turn-helix transcriptional regulator — protein sequence MAKAHGAVYRAAMKTAAASTKTTKASPVGRLIKHWRERRRLSQLSLAVDAEISTRHLSFIETGRARPSRDMVLLLARALEVPPRGRNDLLTAAGFAPVYRETALDSPAMGDVRRALDFILRQQEPFPGLVIDGHWNLLMANQGAARLMERFLEPGGAAAVGDRPNAMRLFYHPRGLRPYIVNWEPTAAALIQWLHLDLARGIGDAETRRLLDELLSYPDVPQKWRTLDLDLTPAPFLAVEMRKGDLDVRFFSTLTSLGVPYDITLHELRVECFFPADAASEARLRALAGPG from the coding sequence ATGGCGAAGGCGCATGGCGCGGTGTACCGTGCCGCCATGAAAACCGCCGCCGCATCCACGAAGACGACGAAGGCCAGCCCGGTGGGCCGGCTCATCAAGCACTGGCGGGAGCGCCGCCGCCTGAGCCAGCTGAGCCTGGCCGTCGACGCCGAGATCTCCACCCGGCACCTGAGCTTCATCGAGACCGGCCGCGCCCGGCCGAGCCGGGACATGGTACTGCTGCTGGCGCGCGCGCTGGAAGTGCCTCCGCGCGGGCGCAACGACCTGCTGACCGCGGCGGGTTTCGCCCCGGTCTATCGCGAGACCGCGCTGGACTCACCGGCGATGGGGGATGTGCGACGGGCGCTCGATTTCATCCTGCGCCAGCAGGAGCCGTTCCCCGGCCTCGTGATCGACGGGCACTGGAACCTCTTGATGGCGAACCAGGGCGCCGCGCGGCTCATGGAGCGATTCCTCGAGCCGGGCGGCGCGGCGGCGGTGGGCGACCGTCCCAACGCGATGCGGCTCTTCTATCATCCGCGCGGCCTGCGCCCCTACATCGTGAACTGGGAGCCGACCGCGGCCGCGCTGATCCAGTGGCTGCACCTCGACCTGGCCCGCGGTATCGGCGACGCCGAGACGCGGCGGCTCCTGGACGAATTGCTGTCCTATCCCGACGTGCCGCAGAAGTGGCGGACGCTCGATCTCGATCTGACTCCGGCGCCGTTCCTGGCCGTCGAGATGCGCAAGGGCGACCTCGACGTCAGGTTCTTCTCCACCCTGACCAGCCTTGGCGTACCCTACGACATCACGCTGCACGAGCTGCGGGTGGAGTGCTTCTTTCCCGCCGACGCGGCGAGCGAGGCGCGGCTGCGCGCGCTGGCCGGACCCGGATAG
- a CDS encoding class I SAM-dependent methyltransferase, producing the protein MTDPRRANRDLWNAWTRINLQSDFYDVEAFATGRGRDLDAICLAGPGDVRGKSLLHLQCHFGMDSIRWARRGATVTGVDFSEEALAAARALAARMGVPVTFIHADVCDLPAKLDGCFDVVFTSHGVLCWLPDLERWARGVARCLAPGGLFFIVDAHPMLLCFDDRPAEPDLRLLYPYFRGPEPIREEHPGCYSAPEAPITSVEHVWLHRLSSIIGSLARAGLRVESFEEYPFLGWKFFPWMQQGADGWWRLPDDRRIPTGAGSLPLMFSLKASRSSA; encoded by the coding sequence GTGACGGACCCGCGGCGCGCCAACCGCGATCTCTGGAACGCCTGGACCCGGATCAACCTCCAGTCGGATTTCTACGACGTCGAGGCGTTCGCGACCGGGCGCGGCCGGGATCTCGACGCGATCTGCCTGGCCGGGCCGGGCGACGTGCGGGGCAAGTCGCTCCTCCACCTGCAGTGCCACTTCGGCATGGATTCCATCCGGTGGGCGCGACGTGGCGCGACGGTGACCGGCGTGGACTTCTCGGAGGAAGCCCTCGCGGCGGCGCGCGCCCTGGCCGCGCGCATGGGCGTGCCCGTCACGTTCATCCACGCCGACGTCTGCGATCTGCCCGCGAAGCTCGACGGCTGCTTCGACGTCGTCTTCACCTCGCACGGCGTGCTCTGCTGGCTGCCCGATCTCGAGCGCTGGGCCAGGGGGGTCGCGCGCTGCCTGGCCCCCGGCGGGCTCTTCTTCATCGTCGATGCGCACCCCATGCTCCTCTGCTTCGACGACCGGCCGGCCGAGCCCGATCTGCGGCTACTCTACCCGTACTTCCGCGGCCCCGAGCCGATCCGCGAGGAGCACCCCGGCTGCTACAGCGCGCCCGAGGCGCCGATCACGAGCGTCGAGCACGTCTGGCTGCATCGGCTCTCGAGCATCATCGGGTCCCTCGCGCGGGCCGGCCTGCGGGTCGAATCGTTCGAGGAGTATCCGTTCCTCGGGTGGAAGTTCTTTCCGTGGATGCAGCAGGGCGCAGATGGCTGGTGGCGGCTGCCGGACGACCGGCGGATTCCCACCGGCGCGGGCAGCCTCCCGCTCATGTTCTCGCTGAAGGCCAGCCGCTCCTCCGCTTGA
- a CDS encoding 2-hydroxyacid dehydrogenase: protein MTSPLRVAFAGVFASHVIDRVRARLRVPCEVIAGDEREILPRLGDVDVLVGMGFTREMAEAAPRLRLVQVPGAGLDRIDRGALGPGTALANAYGHDVGIAEYVIGAMLAVARDFCRVDADLRRGQWDSVWSGSPAPLWPELAGKTLGILGYGRIGQALARRARAFDMEVLAVRRDASRPDPHGLAFVRGPEALDQVLGRSDYVAVTLALTTETRGLIDARRLRLMKPTTVLINVARAEVVDEDALYEALHRRAIAAAALDVWYRYPSGGAPTHPGHRPFHTLPNVLMTPHVSGWTEGMMEARASVIAENIHRVARGEAPVNLVA from the coding sequence GTGACGTCGCCGCTCCGGGTCGCCTTCGCGGGCGTCTTCGCGAGCCACGTGATCGATCGGGTGCGCGCGCGACTGCGCGTGCCGTGCGAGGTCATCGCGGGCGACGAGCGCGAGATCCTCCCGCGGCTGGGCGACGTGGACGTGCTGGTCGGCATGGGCTTCACCCGGGAGATGGCGGAGGCCGCCCCGCGCCTGCGGCTCGTCCAGGTCCCGGGCGCCGGGCTCGATCGCATCGACCGGGGCGCGCTCGGGCCGGGCACCGCGCTCGCCAACGCCTACGGCCACGACGTCGGCATCGCGGAGTACGTCATCGGCGCCATGCTGGCGGTCGCCCGCGACTTCTGCCGCGTGGACGCCGACCTCCGGCGCGGGCAATGGGACAGCGTCTGGTCGGGCAGCCCGGCGCCGCTCTGGCCCGAGCTGGCGGGCAAGACGCTCGGCATCCTCGGCTACGGGCGGATCGGCCAGGCCCTTGCGCGGCGCGCGCGGGCGTTCGACATGGAGGTCCTGGCCGTCCGCCGGGACGCCTCGCGGCCCGATCCCCACGGGCTGGCCTTCGTGCGCGGGCCGGAGGCGCTCGACCAGGTGCTCGGGCGCAGCGACTACGTCGCGGTCACGCTCGCCCTCACCACCGAGACCCGCGGGCTGATCGACGCGCGACGCCTCCGCCTGATGAAGCCCACGACCGTGCTGATCAACGTGGCGCGCGCTGAGGTCGTGGACGAGGACGCGCTCTACGAGGCCCTCCACCGGAGGGCGATCGCCGCGGCCGCCCTCGACGTCTGGTACCGCTATCCGTCGGGCGGCGCGCCGACCCATCCCGGCCATCGCCCGTTCCACACGCTGCCGAACGTGCTGATGACTCCGCACGTGTCGGGCTGGACCGAGGGCATGATGGAGGCGCGCGCCTCGGTGATCGCCGAGAACATCCACCGCGTGGCGCGTGGCGAGGCGCCGGTCAACCTCGTGGCCTGA
- a CDS encoding zinc-binding dehydrogenase, with product MKALAFHQHGGLDTLGYQDVADPKIGDGDVLVRVRAAALNHLDLFVREGLPGLTLPMPFWTGCDIAGEVVEVGAAVTDVRAGDRVAVNPNLSCGRCEFCRKGEHSLCVKYGILGEHTHGGLAEYVKVEGRHVVTLPQHVSCEHAAAFILVNMTAWRMLVTQARLRAGEDLLILGVGGGVSSAAVQIGKLCGARVWVTSSSDDKLERARALGADECINYATDDWVRVIGEKTGRRGVDVVLENVGAATWKGAIRTVAKGGRIVTCGATSGPVAETDIRLVFWKQLSIIGSTMSNDAEFHTVMGQLFGGRLAPVVDTVMPLRDGVEAQRRLAEGRQFGKIVLVP from the coding sequence GTGAAGGCGCTCGCCTTCCACCAGCACGGCGGGCTCGACACGCTCGGCTACCAGGACGTCGCCGACCCGAAGATCGGCGACGGCGACGTCCTGGTGCGCGTGCGCGCGGCCGCGCTGAACCACCTCGATCTCTTCGTGCGCGAGGGATTGCCGGGGCTCACCCTGCCCATGCCGTTCTGGACCGGCTGCGACATCGCGGGCGAGGTCGTCGAGGTGGGCGCGGCGGTGACCGACGTCCGCGCGGGCGACCGCGTCGCGGTGAATCCGAACCTCTCGTGCGGCCGGTGCGAGTTCTGCCGCAAGGGCGAGCACAGCCTGTGCGTGAAGTACGGCATTCTCGGCGAGCACACCCACGGCGGGCTGGCCGAGTACGTGAAGGTCGAGGGCCGGCACGTGGTGACGCTGCCCCAGCACGTCTCCTGCGAGCACGCGGCCGCCTTCATCCTGGTCAACATGACGGCCTGGCGCATGCTCGTCACCCAGGCCCGCCTGCGCGCGGGGGAGGACCTGCTGATCCTGGGCGTGGGCGGCGGCGTCTCGTCGGCCGCGGTGCAGATCGGCAAGCTCTGCGGGGCGCGGGTGTGGGTCACCTCGTCGAGCGACGACAAGCTCGAGCGCGCGCGGGCCCTCGGCGCCGACGAGTGCATCAACTACGCGACGGACGACTGGGTGCGGGTGATCGGGGAGAAGACGGGCCGGCGTGGCGTCGACGTGGTGCTGGAGAACGTGGGCGCGGCGACCTGGAAGGGCGCGATCCGCACGGTGGCCAAGGGCGGGCGCATCGTCACCTGCGGGGCCACGTCGGGGCCCGTCGCGGAGACCGACATCCGGCTCGTGTTCTGGAAGCAGCTCTCGATCATCGGGTCCACCATGTCGAACGACGCCGAGTTCCACACCGTGATGGGCCAGCTCTTCGGCGGACGGCTCGCCCCCGTCGTGGACACGGTGATGCCGCTCCGCGACGGGGTGGAGGCGCAGCGCCGCCTCGCGGAGGGACGGCAGTTCGGCAAGATCGTCCTCGTCCCCTGA
- a CDS encoding TIGR03617 family F420-dependent LLM class oxidoreductase: MKLDVSMLTHDLKTIPDYARKVEAMGYDCLWSSETQHDPYLPLAVAATSTSRIKLGTNIATVFSRSPMITAHTAWDLQKASGGRFTLGLGTQVKAHNERRFSVKFESPGPKMAEAIRAIRAIWDCWQNGSKLNFKGQFYTFDVMTPFFNPGPIEHPKIPIYIAAVNPLMCRIAGELCEGMHVHPFNSPRYLRETVHPAVEEGLKRSGRSRKDFTYATATFVVVGETEKERAAQAQTVKQQIAFYGSTRTYEPVLAAHGWQGLTGQLHRKSVEGDWKGMADLITDEMLDTYAVTATYENLHAKILERYQGLLDRTGLYQPYQPNLDDPRLPAMVRAFNG; the protein is encoded by the coding sequence GTGAAGCTCGACGTGTCCATGCTGACCCACGACCTCAAGACCATCCCGGACTACGCCCGGAAGGTCGAGGCCATGGGCTACGATTGCCTCTGGTCCTCGGAGACGCAGCACGATCCCTACCTGCCCCTGGCCGTCGCCGCCACCTCGACGTCGCGGATCAAGCTCGGCACGAACATCGCGACGGTCTTCTCGCGAAGCCCGATGATCACCGCGCACACCGCGTGGGATCTGCAGAAGGCCTCGGGGGGCCGCTTCACTCTCGGGCTCGGCACCCAGGTGAAGGCGCACAACGAGCGGCGGTTCTCGGTGAAGTTCGAGTCTCCCGGCCCGAAGATGGCCGAGGCCATCCGGGCGATCCGGGCGATCTGGGACTGCTGGCAGAACGGCTCGAAGCTCAACTTCAAGGGCCAGTTCTACACCTTCGACGTGATGACCCCGTTCTTCAACCCCGGCCCGATCGAGCACCCGAAGATCCCGATCTACATCGCGGCGGTCAACCCGCTCATGTGCCGGATCGCGGGTGAATTGTGCGAGGGCATGCACGTGCATCCGTTCAACTCGCCCAGGTACTTGCGCGAAACCGTGCACCCCGCGGTGGAGGAAGGGCTCAAGCGCTCGGGCCGCTCCCGCAAGGACTTCACCTACGCGACCGCGACCTTCGTGGTGGTGGGCGAGACCGAGAAGGAGCGCGCCGCGCAAGCCCAGACCGTCAAGCAGCAGATCGCGTTCTACGGGTCGACGCGCACCTACGAACCGGTGCTGGCCGCCCACGGCTGGCAGGGCCTGACCGGCCAGCTCCACCGCAAGTCGGTGGAGGGCGACTGGAAGGGCATGGCCGACCTCATCACCGACGAGATGCTCGATACCTACGCGGTGACCGCGACCTACGAGAACCTGCACGCGAAGATCCTCGAGCGCTACCAGGGGCTGCTCGACCGCACCGGGCTTTACCAGCCGTACCAGCCGAATCTCGACGACCCGCGCCTGCCCGCGATGGTGCGCGCGTTCAACGGATGA